ATTCAGCAAATATCTAAAGGTCTTCCGCATAATTTGTTCTTTAAGGTTTTGGATAAATTGTATAAGAGGGATAATTGAGGAAGTATTATAATTCAATTTGGACTGATTTGGTTTTGACcaaaaagttgtatttttttaattattaaggtgtaataataataataatcatgttGTAAgcaatacatttaaatttatatattttgtacTGTTGCACTTTTTGGATAATGAATatatattcaaataaaaatattaacaataacattttattgacaTATAACACTGTAATTCTTGAAGCCAGGAACTTTGGAACAAATTTTACCTAATTTGGTAATACATTATCtattacataaaataattaattaatactttttaaaactaattaaaatgtGTAAATGTTTCCAACTCGAATTGAGCTTTcatatttgttattaacagTTTGGTGCGTTCATTGTTCTACCACGGGTTCAAGGtagaataaatattataatattatataatttatataattataatgtcaaaattgactcAACTTGACGTTTGATTAGATACTTAAAAATCTTGAAAGACCGGCGTGGTCACATAATGGAACGTAAAGAAGTTTCAGATATTGCAGCACAAAGAAAAAGGCCTAATCTAACGCAAGAAATGTACCAAACTGTATACTATTATTTGCTAGAGGTAAGTATAAATGGTGGACTGAAACATGGTTTGATAAAAAATGCGGCTGCTCGATATTCTGTTTCAGAGAAAACTATAAGTCGAATTTGGCATCGAGGACAGCAATCCTTACGTGAATGGTCAGTATGTGCAAATACAAATTCGCGAAACTCTGGAAAAGTTGGCAGGAAACGAAACACCGTAGACAAGGGCGTCGCCAGCTTATGACTAAGGGGGGGCAATATTATGGaggataaaaaatatgaacGCCTGGTACAGTCGAAAGCATGAAGCGTTACACTTTGGAAGTCTTTGCCTCGATGACGATTGTATTAAGAACGGTTCTGATATCAATGTATAAAACTGCACATGCCCTCGATAGCACAATAACTAAATCAAACTTTTAAACAcagtaataattatttattttaacaaaaataatatttaattaaaacataacctgcggggaatttttttcaaaactttcaaccactttatcattaaaattatttaggtttttatttattatagctCTGTGTACACTCATCATGGCCAGACCATTAAGGCGATCTTCTGCCATGGTGCTTCTTAGCCATGTTTTTAGTCTTCTGAGGCTGCTAAAGGATCGCTCTACTGTACAGGTCGTGCATGGTAAAGcgatcaaaattttcaatgctTTTTCCGTTACGGGAAAGAAggaatttgtttcttttaggACATCAACAACTGTAAGATTTGTTAGATTAAGCCTATCGTGCCACAATTGCTGCCAAAGTTCGATTTCATTCTTTATGTTCGGTAAATCATAAAACTGGACAATACATTCACAAGTTTGTTTCTGATTTTTCAGTTGTCATCTTTTGCATCTGCGCCGGGTGTAACTTAGATAATGCAAATGATGGCGTGTTTTCTTCAGCAAAACGTACTTCAAGGGAGGTGATAATTGAATCCAAGTATGGTATTACTAAAGACCTCTTCCAGTATTTTGAAGAGCTTTCTGCTGGATGATTGCTTCTATGACGTTGTTTCCCCTTAATACGCGGCATTGATGTAATGTCCTCCTCGCAGTAGCTTACTTTATAATTTCGTCTGTCACTTTTTCCGGATTTTCACGgtggtttttaattaaaagtaaaatctTTTTAAGGTGTTCCGAGGCTTTGACCACGTCCAAAGCTACAGATTGGAGTACGTTGACAACGGGTTCCATCAAAGCCAAGTATTTGGCTACCAACATAATCCCGAGAATGAAAGAAATTCTGGAAGGCACTTTTCCAAGTTGCACTATTTCCTTCCTAAGATAATGTTTGTAAGGCTTCCAGAATTACTGgaagattttctttaaaaactcTGATGGTTTTGTGTTTCTCACTCCATCTTGTCTCGCAAAGTCTGGAAATATTAGGATCAACTTCCTCCTCAAAACTGATTCCCGAAAAAAGTTTATAGTATCTTTGGTGGTTCCCATGGCATTTCTAATTTCAGGAAGTGAATTTAGATCATTGATAATTAGATTCAGTTTGTGGAACGAGCAATGAAAGTAGAGGGCTTTGGTGTACTTTTTGCGTAAGATCGCTTGTACCCCTCCGTCTTTTCCCGACATCGTTGAACAACCATCAAAACCAAAACCAAcgcatttatttatattcagaTCTTCTTTTGTCAAAAACTCATCTATGCTATGTGCAATCGATTTCGCATCCAAATCTTTTAGCTCAGTGAATCCGACAAACATTTCTTGGACTTGCTGTGTTTCTTCGTCAAAATATCGCATCCCAATCGATAGTTGTTCAGTGCCAGAAATATCAGCTGTTTCATCTGCTAGCACACTATATGCTGCTGCTTCTTTCACTTTTTTCATAATATCAGCCTTAATACCGCTTCCACAAATAccaataatttcattttgaatatCCACTGAACGGTAGCTTGCATTTTTTTCCCTTGCTCAATGTGTTTCTTTAAAATCGAATCTCCTGCGTCAATTCGCAGCCTGTATAAATCCTCGAGAATACCTTCATCATAATGTATACCTCTTAGTGCTAAGTCGTGTGACCCGCAAAACGTAATGCAGGaaataatagattttataattttgcgatttttttcaataattccCTAGGAATATTTGTTCAGTTGCAAATCGACAGGCACACCTTCGAGAAAAGATTTAGCAGCTTTCAATGCCTCCTTATGGAAGTGGGTTTCAATGTGCTTTTTGCACTGCTCGTGAATATCTTTGAACTTACAAAAGGGCCTTATAGTAAATGATCCCAATATGCCTCTAAATGAATTTGGATTTGGTGGGAACAACGtacaatatttacaaaatgcTCGTTTTTGGCGCCTGGAATATACCAACCATATTCCAACCATTTACGTTTTGTCATGCTATGcggaatttattaataggtAAGGATTTAAGGAAGTCAATTGCTCGCACTTTGGTCGCTTTGCGGCTAGCTACATTTGATCCTTGGGGGGAGGGGGGGGGCAACTGCCCCCCCCCTGCCGCCCCTTGGCGACGCCCTTGACCGTAGATGTAGAAAAGCATAATTCCCCGAAGAATTAAACCTGCATTGATTAAGCTCCAACCAACGCAGTAAAATCATTCCATACAGATCGCAACAAATTTCAGGGTTTGGATTACTGCTTGGCAATGCGTGATTctgattaaaagaaaacatcgAACAAGTACTACCTTGCATACGATGAGATAGAACCTTATCAAACCTGCAAAAATAAGAGATTCATCACAAAGGTTGTTTTATTGCATGCCTACGGTGGCACAATTGTCGTAATCAGTGCTTTTATGGAAAATTAGGCATTTGgctatttataaaaaagaaccaGCCAAACGTAGAAGCACAAATCGTCCAGCTGAGACTCTAGGGAAGAAGGTCATTGAATATGTGACCAAGAGTGAATATAGAAATATGATAGTGGATAAACTTCTGCCTGCAATTGAAGCTAAATGGCCTCGGTCTAATAGCCatacaactatttttattcaacAGGATAACACAAAACCGCACTTTGATAAGAACGATAAGAACTTCAATAAAGCTGTTAACGCGTTAATTTACACAAATACTCCAATAAAAATAGTGCCTCCTAACCGTTCTAACACTAATGCACTAGATCACGGTTTTTTCACTGCTATACAGATACTTCAGTACCAAACTGATGTTTTAATCAACTGAGTAGTGATACACTGAATAACGTCTTCCTATCACTTCAGCATTGCGATAGAAATTACAATTACAAATTGCTCCATTTAGGCAAATTTGTTGTGTGAGTGATTAAACCAACAGGTCGtgtatgaaaaaaaattgagaaataTTCTATTGAAGTAATCATCATCGTCCAAAAGATAATCTTTTTTCTAAATAGTTTCTGtaactttaaattatcttGAGTGTCTAAAATCATGTCTTTTTGAAGCAAGTATCTTCATCATAGTAAGGTGCATGATCACCTTCCACTGTCAGAAGTACGTCTTGCtataattgttatgttttgtttatttaataaaatgtctGTTATATTATAACTGTTTTATTTAACTTGTTATTACCATTACAAACGTTACAAGTTTGGCCAGCAATATCACGATGACACATATCATGACCCTATCATAAATTTTCATATGATATTCAAAATGACACGAGAATTTTttgaaaggaaattaaatttattgcttgctgaacaaatttcatttagaCATTTATCACAAGCTTTgacagaaatttaatttttcttaaattaatattttattgactactaaaatcaaacattaaaTCACAACATGTATGTTTGGAaatcaattcaaaattatcattaataaacattcgtaattcttcattttgctccttataatcattaaaaatgttcaagGTTTCATAAATTTCTTTCACCCTTTTAACAGAATCATCATGTTTTTTAccataatttttcattaaaatcattttttggtcaAAATTCGCCTTTTCCAAAGCTTTTACAATCAACCAAGTACATTTACCCTCTTTAATAGCACCGTTCTGATCATTACCATTTTCtccataataattattgaaatcgTTCTCGATATAATAACATTCgcccaatttaaaaaatatattattcagTTCTTTAAATAAGTCGGGCTCACCTTTATCCGTTAAATAACTCGCCAAGAAAAACGGTAGAATCATCATTGGATACGTCGTTTTGTATTTGGTGATTATTTGATATTTCTTCATGGTAAAATCggttaaatttgatttaccTACTGTCATCATAGTATATAAAGTTTGTCCGTTTAGAGCTTTGTAAGTGATGTCACGCACTAATTCTATCATTTTCGTGTAGTTTGGTGAATTAGAgaaatgttgttttaataaatgataaattaacGCGTTAATTATCGCAAAATCGGatgtacttttattaactcCTTTTAGTTTATGCCAACATAGAACATTACTTCGTCTTGTTGAGTTCTCTAGTATATCATTTTCCATAAGAAGCGCGGTATGATTctgaaatattattttgattcgttttgatattaaaaattaaattaataacgttATAAGATAAACACTTACAAATTCTGCACACCATCCAAGATTATAAGCAAGGTTTAAGTTCCTTTGAGTTAGCTTTTCAGAGTCTTCAAGAACTTCGTAATTTCGAATGACCGATAATCCACAAATTTTCTTTCCTAAAAGCAAATTATATTCCATAGCTTCTCTATCCAGTCCAtacaattcatttttaaaatgattacaaatgttattaaaaatcattggaagCGATGACATAAAGGTGTCTATGTCGCAAGATTTATTACGAATTGTTGATGATAATGTTAAACATCTTTTGAAGTTATATTtagtaaaacatttttgtaaacttcgatttaaataaattgatatgtttaaatttgttaccATCTTTCTTCTTTGTAAGTAAGAGAAATCGTGTGTTAATGTTGAAAGTACGTAACTTAATTAATGCAGATATTTGTTAATGTTATTTACCAAttcctttaatttaatttgcttgttcttttttttaacttaattgaACTTAATTCTACGTGTGCacttaagtttttattaatactatttttgaataacctaaaaaaatcgttttttattgATCATCATCAAAAAATAGTATCTATACAGTGTCTATGGTATAAACAGAAGACTCAGGAAGCTTATAACAACATGGGAACCAATAAATGAAAGAATCAAATATACCTAGATAATAATACATAGAAGTATATGAGGTAAATGAAGACTACCTAATAGGCAATAATGATTACTTTTTCGAAAGA
This genomic stretch from Onthophagus taurus isolate NC chromosome 7, IU_Otau_3.0, whole genome shotgun sequence harbors:
- the LOC111416756 gene encoding uncharacterized protein; protein product: MVTNLNISIYLNRSLQKCFTKYNFKRCLTLSSTIRNKSCDIDTFMSSLPMIFNNICNHFKNELYGLDREAMEYNLLLGKKICGLSVIRNYEVLEDSEKLTQRNLNLAYNLGWCAEFNHTALLMENDILENSTRRSNVLCWHKLKGVNKSTSDFAIINALIYHLLKQHFSNSPNYTKMIELVRDITYKALNGQTLYTMMTVGKSNLTDFTMKKYQIITKYKTTYPMMILPFFLASYLTDKGEPDLFKELNNIFFKLGECYYIENDFNNYYGENGNDQNGAIKEGKCTWLIVKALEKANFDQKMILMKNYGKKHDDSVKRVKEIYETLNIFNDYKEQNEELRMFINDNFELISKHTCCDLMFDFSSQ